One genomic window of Manihot esculenta cultivar AM560-2 chromosome 16, M.esculenta_v8, whole genome shotgun sequence includes the following:
- the LOC110599690 gene encoding probable cinnamyl alcohol dehydrogenase 1 isoform X1 translates to MSSESVKEDCFAWAARDPSGVLSPYKFKRRTTGEDDVSLKITHCGICYADVIWTRNKLGDSKYPLVPGHEIVGMVQEAGPNVSRFKPGDRVGVGTYVNSCKECEYCNDREEVHCEKGSVFTFNAIDLDGTITKGGYSSYIVVHERYCFMIPDDYPLALAAPLLCAGITVYNPMMRHGMNQPGKSLGVIGLGGLGHMAVKFGKAFGLKVTVFSTSISKKEEALGVLGADNFVVSSDQEQMKALSKSLDFIVDTASGDHPFDPYMSLLKTAGVLVLVGFPSEVKFSPASLILGMRTVSGSITGGTKVTQEMLDFCAAKKIYPEIELIPIDYANEALERVVKRDVKYRFVIDIENSLK, encoded by the exons ATGAGTTCTGAGAGTGTAAAGGAGGACTGCTTTGCATGGGCAGCTAGAGATCCATCTGGAGTTTTATCACCATACAAGTTCAAGCGCAG GACTACTGGGGAAGATGATGTTTCCCTAAAAATCACACATTGTGGAATCTGCTATGCTGATGTTATTTGGACTAGGAATAAACTTGGGGATTCAAAGTATCCCTTGGTGCCAGG ACATGAGATTGTTGGAATGGTACAAGAGGCTGGACCTAATGTTAGCCGCTTCAAGCCTGGTGACCGAGTTGGAGTAGGCACTTATGTCAACTCATGCAAAGAATGCGAGTATTGTAATGATAGGGAAGAAGTTCATTGTGAAAAAGGGTCAGTTTTTACTTTTAATGCCATTGATCTTGACGGTACAATCACAAAAGGAGGATATTCTAGCTACATTGTTGTCCATGAAAG GTACTGCTTTATGATACCAGATGACTATCCATTGGCCTTAGCAGCACCCCTGCTATGTGCTGGAATTACTGTTTACAATCCCATGATGCGACATGGGATGAACCAACCTGGTAAATCTCTAGGAGTGATTGGGCTAGGTGGTCTTGGTCACATGGCAGTGAAGTTTGGGAAGGCTTTTGGACTGAAAGTAACAGTTTTTAGCACAAGCATTTCTAAGAAAGAGGAAGCCTTGGGTGTGCTTGGTGCAGACAATTTTGTTGTCTCATCTGACCAAGAACAGATGAAG GCACTCTCTAAATCACTGGACTTTATAGTTGACACAGCTTCTGGTGATCATCCATTTGACCCATACATGTCACTTTTGAAGACTGCTGGGGTTCTTGTTCTTGTGGGGTTCCCAAGTGAAGTCAAATTCAGTCCAGCATCTCTCATTCTGG GTATGAGAACCGTGTCTGGTAGCATAACGGGTGGTACAAAAGTGACACAAGAAATGCTGGACTTTTGTGCtgctaaaaaaatttatcccGAGATAGAATTAATCCCTATTGATTATGCAAATGAAGCTCTTGAAAGGGTAGTAAAGAGAGATGTGAAGTACCGGTTTGTGATAGATATAGAGAACTCCTTGAAGTGA
- the LOC110599690 gene encoding probable cinnamyl alcohol dehydrogenase 1 isoform X2, translating into MLMLFGLGINLGIQSIPWCQAACRHEIVGMVQEAGPNVSRFKPGDRVGVGTYVNSCKECEYCNDREEVHCEKGSVFTFNAIDLDGTITKGGYSSYIVVHERYCFMIPDDYPLALAAPLLCAGITVYNPMMRHGMNQPGKSLGVIGLGGLGHMAVKFGKAFGLKVTVFSTSISKKEEALGVLGADNFVVSSDQEQMKALSKSLDFIVDTASGDHPFDPYMSLLKTAGVLVLVGFPSEVKFSPASLILGMRTVSGSITGGTKVTQEMLDFCAAKKIYPEIELIPIDYANEALERVVKRDVKYRFVIDIENSLK; encoded by the exons ATGCTGATGTTATTTGGACTAGGAATAAACTTGGGGATTCAAAGTATCCCTTGGTGCCAGG CTGCATGCAGACATGAGATTGTTGGAATGGTACAAGAGGCTGGACCTAATGTTAGCCGCTTCAAGCCTGGTGACCGAGTTGGAGTAGGCACTTATGTCAACTCATGCAAAGAATGCGAGTATTGTAATGATAGGGAAGAAGTTCATTGTGAAAAAGGGTCAGTTTTTACTTTTAATGCCATTGATCTTGACGGTACAATCACAAAAGGAGGATATTCTAGCTACATTGTTGTCCATGAAAG GTACTGCTTTATGATACCAGATGACTATCCATTGGCCTTAGCAGCACCCCTGCTATGTGCTGGAATTACTGTTTACAATCCCATGATGCGACATGGGATGAACCAACCTGGTAAATCTCTAGGAGTGATTGGGCTAGGTGGTCTTGGTCACATGGCAGTGAAGTTTGGGAAGGCTTTTGGACTGAAAGTAACAGTTTTTAGCACAAGCATTTCTAAGAAAGAGGAAGCCTTGGGTGTGCTTGGTGCAGACAATTTTGTTGTCTCATCTGACCAAGAACAGATGAAG GCACTCTCTAAATCACTGGACTTTATAGTTGACACAGCTTCTGGTGATCATCCATTTGACCCATACATGTCACTTTTGAAGACTGCTGGGGTTCTTGTTCTTGTGGGGTTCCCAAGTGAAGTCAAATTCAGTCCAGCATCTCTCATTCTGG GTATGAGAACCGTGTCTGGTAGCATAACGGGTGGTACAAAAGTGACACAAGAAATGCTGGACTTTTGTGCtgctaaaaaaatttatcccGAGATAGAATTAATCCCTATTGATTATGCAAATGAAGCTCTTGAAAGGGTAGTAAAGAGAGATGTGAAGTACCGGTTTGTGATAGATATAGAGAACTCCTTGAAGTGA